A window of the Pseudomonas furukawaii genome harbors these coding sequences:
- a CDS encoding inositol monophosphatase family protein, with protein MRERPVPLSPGALARQGVDRVLLDAVIALVREAGCLIAAEVVRPGGPRGAGDKAEIDGEVEVMLHQGLTKLLPCDFVGEETGVQLTGHHYCWVVDPNDGTRDFLQGHLGSAISVGLLRECVPVLGVVYAPMTERGADCVAWTEGMPHLLRNGALIVQNVAQGGLAEGAQVFVSLAARARPTQNAELCAPATFYAMPSVAYRLARVAAGDGIAAVSLYAVSPHDVVAGHALLRAGGGGLWNEQGQALGYATPATFNQPVGYCFGGGEIACQELMRRPWQIVLADRA; from the coding sequence ATGCGTGAACGACCTGTCCCGTTGTCACCGGGGGCGTTAGCTCGCCAAGGCGTCGATCGCGTGCTGCTCGATGCGGTGATCGCGCTGGTACGGGAAGCGGGGTGCCTGATCGCTGCTGAGGTGGTGCGACCTGGAGGGCCGAGAGGCGCCGGGGACAAGGCCGAAATTGATGGCGAGGTCGAGGTCATGCTGCACCAGGGACTGACGAAGCTGCTCCCTTGCGACTTTGTCGGTGAGGAAACCGGTGTGCAACTGACGGGGCATCACTATTGCTGGGTTGTGGATCCCAACGATGGCACCCGTGACTTCCTGCAGGGGCACTTGGGCTCGGCGATTTCCGTGGGTTTGCTACGAGAGTGTGTGCCGGTGCTGGGCGTCGTCTATGCGCCGATGACGGAGCGCGGGGCGGATTGTGTTGCTTGGACTGAGGGGATGCCGCACTTGCTCCGTAATGGCGCGTTGATCGTGCAGAATGTCGCGCAAGGCGGACTGGCGGAAGGTGCCCAAGTCTTCGTCAGTCTCGCGGCGCGTGCCCGGCCCACCCAGAACGCCGAGCTCTGCGCGCCCGCCACCTTCTATGCCATGCCGAGCGTTGCCTATCGGCTTGCCCGGGTGGCGGCGGGGGATGGGATCGCTGCAGTATCCTTGTACGCGGTGTCGCCCCACGATGTGGTGGCGGGTCACGCGTTGCTGCGGGCAGGTGGCGGTGGCCTTTGGAACGAACAGGGACAGGCCCTGGGCTACGCGACACCGGCGACATTCAATCAACCAGTCGGGTATTGCTTCGGCGGCGGGGAAATAGCCTGTCAGGAGCTGATGAGGCGCCCGTGGCAGATTGTTCTCGCAGACAGAGCATAG
- a CDS encoding TetR/AcrR family transcriptional regulator: protein MESPSPSQLLRQVALELFVDRSFDAVSLRQLATAIGMQVGSLYNHMDSKQSLLFELVEEYEADLLDTLVDESSNIPHPIQRLEAFVRAHIEFNLQHRQHHDLARRELRSLTDEQQSSIQSLRRLQRECLQNILQQGVAQQLFQPLPPEVAAHAILSMLEGATANFQSNVIGLFSCMVANAMGMRALPALQGSTLFSTPLAKDERSNGNHHER, encoded by the coding sequence ATGGAAAGCCCTTCGCCGAGCCAGCTCCTCCGTCAAGTCGCGCTGGAACTGTTCGTCGACCGGAGTTTCGACGCGGTAAGCCTGCGCCAGCTGGCCACGGCAATAGGTATGCAAGTCGGCTCGCTGTACAACCATATGGATAGCAAGCAATCACTGCTGTTCGAATTGGTTGAGGAGTACGAGGCGGACCTGCTCGACACCCTCGTCGATGAAAGCAGTAACATCCCGCATCCAATCCAGCGCCTCGAAGCCTTCGTGCGTGCGCACATCGAGTTCAACTTGCAGCATCGTCAACATCACGATCTGGCACGTCGGGAACTACGCAGCCTGACAGATGAACAACAGTCGAGCATCCAGTCGCTGCGGCGACTACAACGAGAGTGTTTGCAGAACATTTTACAGCAGGGCGTTGCACAGCAACTGTTTCAGCCACTACCCCCGGAAGTAGCCGCCCATGCGATTCTTTCCATGCTTGAAGGTGCAACGGCCAACTTCCAGTCCAATGTGATTGGACTATTCAGCTGCATGGTTGCCAATGCAATGGGAATGAGGGCTCTTCCTGCTCTCCAAGGATCAACTCTATTTAGTACGCCTCTAGCCAAGGACGAGCGCAGCAATGGGAATCACCATGAAAGATAA
- a CDS encoding site-specific integrase: MNEVVERYLQAGTRANTRRSYQQAIEHFEVSWGGFLPATSDAIVRYLVDHAGTLAANTLKLRLAALAQWHVAQGFPDPTKSPLVRQVLKGIRTLHPKPEKQAEPLQLRELEQCVAWLERIGEAARVAGDRPRWLRCWRDRALLLIGFWRAFRSDELCRLRVEHIQARAGEGLRLFLPWSKSDRDNQGQSFSAPALVRLCPVQAYLDWIEVAEVTNGPVFPGIDRWGHLSKQALHPHSVIPLLRAVLHGAGLPAVLYSSHSLRRGFATWATFNGWDIKALMGYVGWRDTKSALRYVESTGSFPGQLHPLMPGLEVEFRPGLSDLTTPPGG, from the coding sequence ATGAATGAGGTGGTGGAGCGCTATCTGCAGGCCGGTACCCGGGCCAACACCCGACGCAGCTACCAGCAGGCGATCGAGCATTTCGAAGTGAGCTGGGGCGGTTTCCTGCCCGCCACCAGCGACGCCATCGTGCGCTACTTGGTCGACCATGCCGGCACGCTGGCTGCCAATACGCTGAAGCTGCGTCTGGCCGCGCTCGCGCAGTGGCACGTCGCTCAGGGCTTTCCGGATCCGACCAAGAGTCCCCTGGTGCGCCAGGTGTTGAAAGGCATCCGCACCCTCCACCCGAAGCCGGAAAAGCAGGCCGAACCGCTGCAGTTGCGCGAGCTGGAGCAATGTGTCGCCTGGCTGGAGCGGATAGGGGAAGCGGCTCGGGTCGCGGGAGACCGACCACGATGGCTGCGCTGTTGGCGGGACCGGGCCTTGCTGCTGATTGGCTTCTGGCGGGCCTTTCGCAGTGACGAGTTATGCCGACTGCGGGTCGAGCATATCCAAGCGCGAGCCGGGGAGGGCCTGCGGCTGTTTCTGCCCTGGAGCAAGAGTGATCGTGACAACCAGGGCCAGTCCTTTAGCGCGCCAGCGCTGGTGCGCCTGTGTCCAGTCCAGGCCTATCTCGACTGGATCGAAGTAGCAGAGGTTACCAATGGACCGGTGTTCCCGGGCATCGATCGTTGGGGGCATTTGAGCAAGCAAGCGTTGCACCCGCATAGCGTGATTCCACTGTTGCGGGCGGTGCTGCACGGCGCCGGGCTGCCGGCTGTGCTGTACAGCAGTCACTCGTTGCGTCGTGGCTTCGCCACCTGGGCGACGTTCAATGGCTGGGACATAAAGGCGTTGATGGGCTATGTGGGATGGCGCGATACCAAGTCCGCGTTGCGTTATGTCGAGAGCACGGGGTCCTTCCCCGGGCAACTCCACCCATTGATGCCCGGTCTTGAGGTCGAGTTCAGGCCGGGCCTGTCGGACCTAACTACGCCGCCAGGTGGTTGA
- a CDS encoding DNA-binding protein — protein MARGGVNKAVVKIARDALLARGLRPTVDAVRIELGNTGSKSTIHRCLKELAERIPPHNAPGEDDVIITLAHQMGDHLRENAQAAVAAERETLTRQQLEFRLQRQQCEERIQDLQGIVAALTEQVQAQRQLELTLQNRMTDSEMERSRLQEVEQSLRAQLEKSALQVQSLEEKHLRARQALEHYRQSQQDQRAQELRRHDEELQQLRREIRSLQQSLIGKQDELTTLNRDNERLLSDVRAQQQQQRQWERELIAQRQQFQETSSALSTDLATARALLTSSQTENATLRERLKRHVGEYRQCRRQIHRQEKQLHQLQAISPTMSPPSPPAG, from the coding sequence ATGGCACGCGGTGGCGTGAACAAGGCAGTCGTCAAGATAGCGCGGGACGCGCTACTGGCTCGCGGGCTACGGCCGACAGTCGACGCGGTGCGCATTGAGCTGGGGAATACCGGCTCGAAGAGCACCATCCATCGATGCTTGAAGGAACTGGCCGAGCGGATCCCGCCGCACAATGCCCCCGGGGAGGACGACGTGATAATCACCCTGGCGCATCAGATGGGGGACCACTTACGCGAAAATGCTCAGGCGGCAGTAGCGGCAGAACGCGAAACCCTTACCCGCCAGCAATTGGAGTTCCGCCTGCAACGCCAGCAATGCGAGGAGCGGATACAGGATCTGCAGGGGATCGTCGCCGCACTAACGGAGCAGGTACAGGCGCAACGGCAACTGGAGCTGACCCTGCAAAACCGTATGACAGACAGTGAAATGGAGCGGAGCCGACTGCAGGAGGTCGAACAAAGCCTGCGGGCCCAGCTAGAGAAAAGTGCTCTACAAGTGCAGTCACTTGAGGAGAAACACCTGCGGGCTCGTCAAGCCCTCGAGCATTATCGACAGAGCCAGCAGGATCAGCGAGCTCAAGAACTCCGCCGTCATGACGAAGAACTTCAGCAACTGCGCCGGGAAATCCGATCATTGCAGCAAAGCCTAATCGGCAAGCAGGACGAGTTGACCACCCTCAACCGGGACAACGAGCGGCTACTCAGCGACGTCAGGGCCCAGCAACAACAACAGCGCCAATGGGAGCGCGAGTTGATCGCTCAGCGCCAACAATTCCAGGAGACGTCCTCTGCTCTATCCACCGACCTGGCCACCGCGCGCGCTCTACTAACCTCGTCGCAGACAGAAAACGCCACCCTGCGTGAACGACTGAAGCGGCATGTGGGGGAGTATCGCCAGTGCCGACGCCAAATACATCGACAAGAGAAACAGCTACATCAGCTTCAGGCAATATCTCCGACTATGTCCCCTCCATCGCCTCCTGCTGGGTAG
- a CDS encoding BPSL0761 family protein has protein sequence MPHERTRAVIQTHAFLQRLEADASLSEDVRCMATQLLRHYPSRAEVLLQGLLEERLPAKLLLSPFFTSSPTYRPVDRWRDRLCRKLAAILLNCQK, from the coding sequence ATGCCTCATGAGCGAACCCGAGCAGTCATACAGACCCACGCGTTTCTGCAGCGATTGGAAGCAGACGCGTCGCTAAGCGAGGACGTTCGCTGTATGGCCACGCAGTTGCTCCGCCACTACCCCAGTCGCGCGGAAGTCCTACTGCAAGGGCTGCTCGAAGAAAGGCTCCCAGCGAAGCTTCTTCTTTCTCCATTTTTCACTTCGAGCCCCACTTACCGACCTGTCGATCGCTGGCGAGACAGGCTCTGCCGCAAATTGGCCGCCATCTTGCTGAATTGTCAGAAGTGA
- a CDS encoding acetyl-CoA C-acetyltransferase, protein MQEAVIVAATRTAIGAFQGSLADVSAIELGSIVIRGLLEQTGLDPANVDEVILGQVLTAGCGQNPARQSALNAGLPQTVTAMTINKLCGSGLKTVSLGAQAIRSGDAEIVIAGGMENMSQAPFTLAKARSGLRMGNAQLTDSLLQDGLTDAFNGYHMGITAENLVDCYKLTREQQDAYAALSQQLAAAAIEADRFKEEVTPVMLPQRGGEPTSFATDEQPRDGTSPESLAKLRPAFKPDGSVTAGNASTINDGAAAVLLMSSAKARDLGLPVLATIRSYASAGVDPAIMGIGPVSATRKCLEKAGWTLDDLDLIEANEAFAAQSLSVSRETGWDMSKVNVNGGAIALGHPIGASGCRVLVTLIHEMLKRDARKGLATLCIGGGQGIALALERN, encoded by the coding sequence ATGCAAGAGGCCGTAATAGTAGCCGCCACCCGCACTGCTATCGGAGCTTTCCAGGGCAGTCTGGCCGACGTCAGCGCTATTGAACTAGGCAGCATTGTCATTCGCGGTTTGCTGGAGCAAACCGGCCTGGATCCTGCCAACGTTGACGAAGTAATTCTCGGGCAGGTGCTGACAGCGGGGTGTGGACAAAACCCCGCCCGACAATCCGCACTGAATGCCGGGCTACCCCAAACGGTTACGGCCATGACTATCAACAAGCTGTGCGGTTCCGGCTTGAAAACGGTGAGCCTGGGCGCCCAGGCCATTCGCAGCGGTGACGCCGAAATCGTTATTGCCGGTGGAATGGAAAATATGAGCCAGGCTCCCTTTACCCTGGCCAAAGCACGTAGCGGCTTGCGTATGGGCAACGCGCAGTTGACGGACTCGCTGCTGCAAGACGGGCTGACAGATGCGTTCAACGGCTATCACATGGGGATCACTGCCGAGAATCTGGTCGACTGCTACAAGCTGACCCGCGAACAACAGGATGCTTATGCGGCGCTCTCCCAGCAGCTGGCAGCGGCAGCCATCGAAGCAGATCGATTCAAGGAGGAGGTCACGCCGGTCATGCTCCCGCAACGAGGAGGTGAACCGACTTCATTCGCGACAGATGAACAACCACGGGACGGAACCTCGCCTGAATCACTGGCCAAACTTCGCCCCGCCTTCAAGCCCGACGGCAGTGTCACGGCGGGAAACGCCTCAACCATCAACGATGGAGCAGCCGCAGTCCTTCTAATGAGTTCGGCTAAAGCTCGAGATCTGGGTCTACCGGTACTGGCGACAATCAGGTCCTATGCCAGTGCTGGGGTCGATCCCGCAATCATGGGCATCGGACCTGTGTCGGCGACTAGGAAATGCTTGGAGAAGGCGGGCTGGACCCTGGACGACTTGGACCTGATCGAAGCCAACGAAGCCTTTGCCGCACAGTCCTTGTCAGTTAGTCGAGAGACTGGCTGGGACATGAGCAAGGTCAATGTCAATGGCGGTGCAATTGCTCTCGGTCACCCAATAGGGGCGTCTGGCTGTCGCGTGCTAGTTACCCTGATTCACGAGATGCTCAAGCGCGACGCCAGGAAAGGACTCGCGACCTTGTGCATCGGCGGTGGTCAAGGCATTGCTCTGGCTCTGGAAAGGAACTGA
- a CDS encoding MarR family winged helix-turn-helix transcriptional regulator, with the protein MNPDLSSLGFLIADVAKLIRRSFERHLQGKSLTLSQTRALLYVAKHQGCRQVELADMLEIKPITLARLIDQLEQSDLVERRRDPGDRRAYRLFLRPKAGAELSTIAHVAEVTRQEALRNFSEDEARTLISALQHMRTNLTS; encoded by the coding sequence ATGAACCCCGATCTAAGCAGCCTGGGCTTTTTGATCGCAGACGTTGCCAAATTGATACGGCGTTCTTTCGAACGCCACCTGCAAGGCAAAAGCCTGACCCTTAGCCAGACACGGGCGCTTCTATACGTGGCAAAGCACCAGGGCTGTCGACAAGTCGAGCTCGCAGACATGTTGGAGATCAAGCCGATCACGCTGGCCCGGCTCATCGACCAGTTGGAGCAGTCAGATCTGGTTGAGCGCCGACGGGATCCAGGCGACAGGCGCGCCTACCGGCTTTTTCTGCGCCCCAAAGCTGGTGCTGAACTGTCGACCATTGCTCACGTAGCTGAGGTGACACGGCAAGAAGCGCTTCGCAACTTCTCAGAGGACGAGGCCCGCACCCTGATTTCTGCCTTACAACACATGCGTACCAATCTCACTTCTTGA
- a CDS encoding indolepyruvate ferredoxin oxidoreductase family protein codes for MSTSPSLEDKYVQQTGKALMTGVQALVRLPLMQRQRDLIDGLDTAGFISGYRGSPLGGFDQALWKARDHLKQNHVRFQPGVNEDLAATSLWGTQQVNLFPGAKYDGVFGMWYGKGPGVDRCGDVFRHANAAGTSKFGGVLAIAGDDHGARSSSLPHQTEHIFKAVMMPVLAPSGVQEYLDYGLHGFAMSRYSGCWVALKAVADTVESAAIVDLDINRVQPVIPDFDLPEGGLNIRWPDPPLAQEQRLLEHKLYAAAAYARANGLNRVTLDSRNARIGIITSGKSYLDVCQALDMLGIDQEMAERIGIRVYKVGMVWPLEAEGVRQFAEGLEEIVVVEEKRHMIEYQLKEELYNWREDVRPRIVGKFDDKGEWSLPHTDWLLPAINDLTPTLIARALAKRILHLHPHGPLQARLGVLEAQLGCKQQFSNLMDRVPHYCSGCPHNTSTKVPEGSRALAGIGCHYMAAWIYPRTETFSQMGGEGVAWVGQAPFTETRHVFANLGDGTYFHSGLLAIRAAVAAKVPITYKILYNDAVAMTGGQPVDGSLTVSQISRQLAAEGVQRIVVVSDDPDRYRDVHDLAPGVPVLRRDQIEEVQKELREFPGVSAIIYDQTCAAEKRRRRKRGKFPDPARRVVINEAVCEGCGDCSSKSNCMSVVAVETEFGRKREIDQSSCNKDFTCLSGFCPSFVTVEGGNLRKPKAMAEHPEDRWDLPAPPPMSLDEPYSILVTGVGGTGVVTIGALLGMAAFIEGKGALNLDMAGMAQKGGAVWSHIRIAAHQDQLFAPRIAEGEASLLLGCDLVVSANTETLAKVRQGVTYALINSEESITSAFIRTFAQQAESGDLTAHPDPQFRSQGMASQIREAVGDSHATFIDASDIATALMGDSIATNTFMLGYAYQKGWLPVGEAALLQAIELNGTAVAFNRSAFAWGRRAAVDLQRVRGILEAGKVVSPDRQISQSLDEAVARRVEYLTAYQNAEYGNRYLSRVEQFSAAERALSGKPGELTEAVARYYFKVLAIKDEYEVARLFTHGEFLKKIEATFEGDYNLRFHLAPPLLNKAGPGVEPAKRSYGPWMLKGFKLLAKLKGIRNTWLDPFAYTHERKVEREWLRNYEQILEELLSGLTPDKLDTAVQLAKLPDAVRGYGAVKERYLAHAQQQKTRLLEQWHGTPSQFHDAGQVDKVVRIHAAQL; via the coding sequence ATGAGCACATCGCCCTCGCTGGAAGACAAGTACGTCCAGCAAACCGGGAAAGCCCTGATGACCGGCGTCCAGGCACTGGTGCGCCTGCCCCTGATGCAGCGTCAGCGCGACCTCATCGACGGCCTCGACACCGCCGGCTTCATCTCCGGCTACCGTGGTTCGCCGCTGGGCGGCTTCGACCAGGCGCTGTGGAAGGCCCGCGACCACCTCAAGCAGAACCACGTCAGGTTCCAGCCGGGGGTCAACGAGGACCTCGCAGCCACCTCGCTATGGGGCACCCAGCAGGTCAACCTGTTCCCCGGCGCCAAGTACGACGGCGTGTTCGGCATGTGGTACGGCAAAGGCCCCGGCGTGGACCGCTGCGGCGACGTGTTCCGCCACGCCAACGCCGCCGGCACCTCGAAGTTCGGCGGTGTGCTGGCTATCGCCGGCGATGACCACGGCGCCCGCTCCTCCTCGCTGCCTCACCAGACCGAGCACATTTTCAAGGCCGTGATGATGCCGGTGCTGGCACCATCCGGCGTGCAGGAATACCTCGACTATGGCCTGCACGGCTTCGCCATGTCGCGCTACTCCGGTTGCTGGGTGGCGCTCAAGGCGGTGGCCGACACTGTGGAAAGCGCGGCCATCGTCGATCTCGACATCAACCGCGTGCAGCCGGTCATTCCCGATTTCGATCTGCCGGAGGGCGGCCTCAACATCCGCTGGCCGGACCCGCCGCTGGCTCAAGAGCAGCGCCTGCTGGAGCACAAGCTGTACGCCGCCGCCGCCTATGCCCGCGCCAACGGTCTGAACCGCGTGACTCTCGACTCACGCAATGCGCGCATCGGCATCATCACCTCCGGCAAGTCCTACCTGGATGTCTGCCAGGCGCTGGACATGCTCGGCATCGACCAGGAGATGGCCGAACGAATCGGCATACGGGTGTACAAGGTGGGCATGGTCTGGCCGCTGGAAGCTGAGGGCGTGCGCCAGTTCGCTGAAGGGCTGGAGGAAATCGTGGTGGTCGAGGAAAAGCGCCACATGATCGAGTATCAGCTCAAGGAGGAACTCTACAACTGGCGCGAGGACGTGCGCCCGCGCATCGTCGGCAAGTTCGATGACAAGGGCGAGTGGAGCCTGCCGCACACCGACTGGCTACTACCCGCGATCAACGACCTGACCCCGACGCTGATCGCCCGCGCCCTGGCCAAGCGCATCCTGCACCTGCATCCGCATGGGCCGCTGCAGGCGCGACTGGGTGTGCTGGAGGCCCAGCTCGGCTGCAAGCAGCAGTTCAGCAACCTGATGGACCGCGTGCCGCACTACTGCTCCGGCTGCCCGCACAATACCTCCACCAAAGTGCCGGAAGGCAGCCGCGCGCTAGCCGGCATCGGCTGCCACTACATGGCCGCCTGGATCTACCCGCGGACCGAGACCTTCAGCCAGATGGGCGGCGAAGGCGTGGCCTGGGTCGGCCAGGCGCCATTCACCGAAACCCGCCACGTGTTCGCCAATCTCGGCGACGGTACCTACTTCCACTCCGGCCTGCTGGCCATCCGCGCGGCCGTGGCGGCCAAGGTGCCGATCACCTACAAGATCCTCTACAACGATGCGGTGGCGATGACCGGCGGCCAGCCGGTGGACGGTAGCCTGACCGTGTCGCAGATTTCCCGCCAGCTCGCCGCCGAAGGCGTGCAGCGCATCGTGGTGGTCAGCGACGACCCGGACAGGTACCGGGATGTGCACGACCTGGCGCCCGGCGTGCCGGTCCTGCGCCGCGACCAGATTGAAGAGGTGCAGAAGGAACTGCGCGAGTTTCCCGGCGTGTCGGCAATCATCTACGACCAGACCTGCGCCGCCGAGAAACGCCGCCGCCGCAAGCGCGGCAAGTTTCCCGACCCGGCACGCCGGGTCGTAATCAACGAAGCCGTCTGCGAAGGCTGCGGCGACTGCAGCAGCAAATCCAACTGCATGTCCGTGGTCGCGGTAGAAACAGAGTTCGGCCGCAAACGCGAGATCGACCAGTCATCCTGCAACAAGGACTTCACTTGTCTGTCCGGCTTTTGCCCGAGTTTCGTCACAGTCGAAGGCGGTAACCTGCGCAAACCCAAGGCTATGGCAGAACACCCAGAGGACCGATGGGATCTTCCAGCCCCTCCGCCTATGAGTCTGGATGAGCCTTACAGCATCCTGGTCACCGGCGTAGGCGGCACCGGGGTGGTCACCATCGGCGCCCTCCTCGGCATGGCGGCTTTTATCGAGGGCAAAGGTGCGCTGAACCTTGATATGGCCGGCATGGCGCAAAAAGGCGGCGCGGTCTGGTCACATATCCGCATCGCCGCGCACCAGGATCAACTGTTCGCTCCACGCATCGCAGAAGGTGAGGCCAGTTTGTTGCTGGGCTGCGATCTGGTAGTCAGCGCCAATACCGAGACTCTCGCCAAAGTCCGCCAGGGTGTCACCTATGCGCTGATCAATAGCGAGGAAAGCATCACCAGCGCATTTATCCGAACCTTCGCGCAGCAAGCCGAAAGCGGTGACCTAACGGCCCATCCTGACCCACAATTTCGTAGTCAAGGGATGGCCTCACAGATCCGGGAGGCTGTCGGGGACAGCCACGCCACCTTTATCGATGCCAGCGATATTGCGACAGCGCTAATGGGCGATTCGATTGCGACCAACACCTTTATGCTCGGCTATGCCTATCAAAAGGGTTGGCTGCCGGTGGGTGAAGCTGCCTTGCTTCAAGCCATCGAACTCAATGGTACCGCCGTGGCGTTCAACCGCAGTGCCTTCGCCTGGGGGCGTCGCGCCGCGGTGGACCTGCAACGCGTACGAGGCATTCTTGAAGCAGGGAAGGTGGTCAGCCCTGACAGGCAAATATCCCAGAGCCTGGATGAAGCCGTTGCGCGGCGCGTCGAGTATCTCACGGCGTACCAAAACGCAGAGTACGGCAATCGCTACCTGAGTCGTGTTGAACAGTTCAGCGCAGCGGAACGCGCTTTGTCGGGCAAGCCCGGCGAGCTGACCGAAGCGGTGGCCCGATACTACTTCAAGGTCTTGGCGATCAAAGACGAATATGAAGTCGCTCGTCTGTTCACTCACGGCGAGTTCCTCAAGAAGATCGAGGCAACTTTCGAGGGCGATTACAACCTGCGCTTTCATCTTGCCCCGCCGCTGCTCAACAAAGCAGGCCCCGGTGTCGAGCCGGCCAAGCGCAGTTACGGTCCCTGGATGCTCAAAGGCTTCAAGCTGCTTGCCAAGCTGAAGGGCATACGCAACACGTGGCTCGACCCGTTCGCCTACACCCATGAGCGCAAGGTCGAACGCGAGTGGCTACGTAACTACGAGCAAATCCTTGAGGAACTGCTGTCCGGGCTCACGCCTGACAAGCTCGACACTGCCGTGCAGTTGGCCAAGCTACCGGATGCCGTACGTGGCTATGGCGCAGTCAAAGAGCGCTATCTGGCGCACGCCCAACAGCAGAAAACACGCTTGTTGGAGCAGTGGCATGGCACTCCCTCGCAGTTCCACGATGCGGGCCAGGTCGACAAGGTGGTGCGCATACATGCGGCCCAGCTTTGA
- a CDS encoding antitoxin Xre/MbcA/ParS toxin-binding domain-containing protein, whose amino-acid sequence MTENFAVQYSRMLKRATQVFGSREAAERWMVAPALGLERRRPIDMLANEEDLEVLETFLGRIEYGVYH is encoded by the coding sequence ATGACTGAGAATTTTGCTGTGCAGTATTCCAGAATGCTGAAGCGCGCCACGCAAGTTTTCGGCAGTCGGGAGGCTGCCGAACGCTGGATGGTGGCGCCCGCCTTGGGGCTCGAGCGGCGTCGTCCGATCGACATGCTCGCCAACGAAGAGGACCTGGAAGTGCTCGAGACCTTTCTTGGGCGCATCGAGTATGGGGTTTATCACTGA
- a CDS encoding site-specific integrase: protein MTEKVDRYRQAARRESTERRYQQALAHFEDTWGGFLPASSEAIARYLADYAETLASSTLRANLAALAKWHLNQGFPDPTKAPYVREVLRGIQALHPRLERQAEPLQLTELARCIDWLMAQEQIDRHALLSCRRDRALILLGFWRAFRSDDLCRLRVEFIEARPGEGMDLFLPSSKGDRDNTGRSFTVPALKRLCPVEAYLDWLAVSGLHQDPVFRAVDRWGNLADEGLHAYSISRILRRAMVRSGLEGERYSSHSLRRGFATWASRNQWSVKALMSYVGWRDAKAALRYVEPEMPFGELRRSQ, encoded by the coding sequence GTGACGGAGAAGGTCGATCGCTACCGGCAGGCCGCGCGGCGCGAAAGCACCGAGCGCCGCTATCAGCAGGCGCTCGCCCATTTCGAGGACACCTGGGGTGGCTTCCTGCCCGCCAGCAGTGAGGCGATTGCCCGTTATCTGGCGGATTACGCCGAGACCCTGGCCAGCTCGACCTTGCGGGCGAACCTCGCCGCGCTGGCCAAGTGGCACCTGAATCAGGGCTTTCCCGATCCGACCAAGGCGCCGTACGTGCGCGAGGTGCTCCGCGGCATCCAGGCCCTGCATCCCCGGCTGGAGCGGCAGGCGGAGCCGCTGCAGTTGACCGAGTTGGCCCGCTGCATCGACTGGCTGATGGCGCAGGAACAGATCGACCGCCACGCCCTGCTGAGCTGCCGCCGCGATCGCGCCCTGATCCTCCTGGGGTTTTGGCGGGCGTTTCGCAGCGATGATCTGTGCCGGCTGCGCGTGGAGTTTATTGAGGCGCGGCCAGGGGAGGGGATGGACTTGTTTTTGCCCAGCAGCAAAGGCGACCGCGACAACACCGGACGGTCGTTCACGGTGCCGGCCTTGAAACGTCTGTGTCCGGTGGAGGCCTATCTTGACTGGCTCGCGGTATCGGGTTTGCACCAGGACCCGGTGTTTCGTGCGGTGGACCGTTGGGGCAACTTGGCGGATGAAGGGCTGCACGCGTACAGCATCTCGCGCATCCTCCGTCGGGCGATGGTGCGCAGTGGCTTGGAGGGTGAGCGCTACAGCAGCCACTCGTTGCGTCGCGGCTTTGCCACCTGGGCCAGTCGCAACCAGTGGAGCGTCAAGGCGCTGATGAGTTATGTCGGCTGGCGCGATGCCAAGGCCGCTTTACGCTATGTTGAGCCGGAGATGCCGTTTGGCGAGCTGCGCCGCTCGCAGTGA
- the folE gene encoding GTP cyclohydrolase I FolE translates to MKDKMAEHFRQIIIGLGEDPNREGLLDSPKRAAKAMSYLCQGYTMSLEEVVSDALFASDTDEMVIVRDIELYSLCEHHLLPFIGKAHVAYMPTGKVLGLSKVARIVDLFARRLQIQEDLTKQIANAIQSVTQAAGVAVVIEAKHMCMMMRGVEKQNSVMTTSVMLGAFRESSNSRQEFLQLIRSK, encoded by the coding sequence ATGAAAGATAAGATGGCAGAACACTTCCGACAAATCATCATTGGTCTGGGTGAAGATCCAAACCGAGAAGGCCTGCTCGATTCTCCCAAACGCGCCGCAAAAGCCATGAGCTATTTATGCCAAGGCTATACGATGTCGCTAGAGGAGGTAGTTTCTGACGCCCTTTTTGCGTCAGATACCGATGAAATGGTGATCGTGCGCGACATCGAACTATATTCGCTCTGCGAGCATCACCTGCTGCCCTTTATCGGTAAGGCACATGTCGCCTATATGCCCACAGGGAAGGTCCTTGGACTCTCGAAGGTCGCGCGAATCGTCGATCTGTTCGCCCGTCGCCTGCAAATTCAAGAGGACCTCACCAAGCAAATCGCCAACGCAATACAAAGCGTCACTCAGGCCGCTGGCGTCGCCGTCGTAATAGAGGCAAAACATATGTGCATGATGATGCGCGGTGTGGAAAAGCAGAACTCGGTGATGACCACATCAGTGATGCTCGGAGCCTTCCGCGAGTCCTCCAACTCTAGGCAAGAGTTTCTTCAACTCATAAGGAGCAAGTAA